The following are from one region of the Amia ocellicauda isolate fAmiCal2 chromosome 1, fAmiCal2.hap1, whole genome shotgun sequence genome:
- the LOC136751279 gene encoding mannose-binding protein: protein MPVSRQCAALLIAVALLTVELGVGLSADLQTNTCSGYPGIPGTPGNNGAPGRDGRDGRDGKDGRDGGQKGERGERGVQGPPGKAGPIGPVGLKGEKGEQGHQGAAFDPSLIAKLQSQVQTLQGSLSRLEKASQFLLWRRVGNKYMVSNKELGNFDQGLKICGDAGAKMATPKNKVENDVFSKFLAESQTAYIGANDRKSEGRFVDLEEKPLGFTNWKSGEPNNHKGKEDCTIVLNGQWNDVSCESNCMIICEF from the exons ATGCCCGTGTCCAGGCAGTGTGCAGCGCTGCTCATTGCAGTGGCTCTGCTGACGGTGGAGCTCGGTGTGGGGCTGAGTGCAGATCTCCAGACAAACACCTGCTCTGGATACCCAGGAATCCCAGGGACTCCCGGCAACAACGGAGCACCAGGGAGGGATGGGAGAGATGGGAGAGATGGGAAAGATGGCAGAGATGGAGgacagaaaggagagagag GTGAGAGGGGAGTCCAGGGTCCTCCAGGGAAAGCTGGTCCCATCGGTCCAGTAGGATTGAAAGGTGAAAAAGGTGAACAAGGACATCAAG GTGCAGCATTTGATCCAAGTCTCATTGCTAAATTACAGTCACAGGTTCAGACACTTCAAGGCAGTTTATCCAGACTTGAAAAAG CTTCACAGTTTCTACTCTGGAGAAGAGTTGGCAATAAATACATGGTGTCCAATAAAGAACTTGGAAATTTTGACCAAGGCTTAAAGATCTGTGGTGATGCTGGTGCAAAAATGGCCACACCGAAAAACAAAGTGGAGAATGATGTTTTTTCAAAGTTCCTTGCAGAGTCTCAGACTGCTTACATTGGAGCAAATGATAGGAAGAGTGAAGGACGATTTGTAGATTTAGAAGAGAAACCCCTTGGATTCACCAAttggaaaagtggtgaaccgaaCAATCATAAAGGCAAAGAAGATTGTACTATTGTATTGAATGGACAGTGGAATGATGTATCATGTGAATCAAACTGTATGATAATTTGTgagttttaa